The genomic region GGAGGCCAACAGTGGTGGGACTGCGGGGGAGGCGGGGGCGTAGGTAGTACACCTGCCTGGAAGAAGCGGACTCGGTAAGACAGCGACGACGTCGCTTTGCTGCTGGAGTTGAGCGGTGGATGTCTTGTGGTGCTTTTCGAATAAGATGCGATGGATCGGCCTCGGGCGGTGGGGGCGCGAGAGGTCCGGGACGCGGGTGCCGGCAAGCAGGAGGCCGAGTGCGAGCAGCAAGGTCACGAGGACCAGCGGGCGGCGATGATTGAGGGGAAAAGTTCTCATAAAGTCTGTTGATGCCTTTGCGGCTTCATTAGTAGCACGTTTGAGCAGAAAAGGAAATGGAGCTGTAGCGGGTCAGTAGATGAAAGACAACGGTGGTCGTCTTTCTTTGGCAACGGCCATATCCAAGAAGACAAGGGAAGGGCAAACCGTACCGGCGGCAGATTCACCTCTAGTTGCCGCGGTGGCTTCCCCCCGAGGAAAGAACCAGCAGTACCTTCGCGATGGCTGGCTATTCAAGATGCCGGGCGACATCTTCGCCGCTCCTGCCAGGGAGAATATGCCGCTGGATAACCCGACGCTGCAAATTTCAAATGCATTCGCTTTCCCGCCAACAAAGCGGAGCGTCAGCAGGTTTTTCCCCCTTCTTGTTGAACATGTTTTTCCTCTTGCAAAACCTGTTTTTTCTTTTGTTGGACATGTTTTTTCTTTTGTTGGACATGTTTTTTTCGGGCTCGCCAAAATGACAACAAGATCTGAGGGTTACGGCGGTGAAAAATCGAGTGCACCGGCAAAAAAACAAACATGTTTTTTTGCCGGGAGAACATGCCTTTCGGAAAGGGAAGGCTGTTATAACCGGTGGGTTGATCGGACGGGAAGTCAGGGGCAGCGGTTCGACGGTTCGCCCTCACATGCGTCTGGATGAATCTTGAGGAGCAAGCGGCGTCATCTGCAACGTCTTAACTGCCTTTGGCAGCCTTATTCTCTAACTTTTCTTGCAACTTTGCAGGGTCGGCTCGCCGGGTACTCGGCTCTTGCTGCAGGTTACCTGGTCACGCTTTAGTATCTTGTCCAATGTTTTCTGTAAGATGGCGTTGTTGACGCCCATTCCCAGATACCCCGTTTGGCCGTAGGTGTCATACATCTCAACCTTCTCCACGAGTTCGTTCAGTTCTTCTTCCAGGTGGGTAAAATCCTCACGGCGCTGAAGGATGGCGGCAATATCCAGCGCGAGGAAGTCGGGCAAATCCTGCTCGGCTTGAGCGGTCTCCACTGCCGTTCTCAGTCGGTCGAAAACCGTCATTGTTCCTCCAGCCACCGCAGCGTCCTGGCGATGTCCTCGTGGTCGTAGGCCCACTTGCAGCATCCCGCCTCAGCGTACACGTCATACTCCCTTACCTGCGCCAGCAGGATCTCTACCAGGTACTCCTTTTCCTGGCACAGCTCTGGCGACCGTGCTACGGCCAGGAGCGGGTCTGCGAGCCACTTCGGCAGATCGCCGTGAAGGTACTGCTGATTCGTCACCTCTTCCAGTTCATCAAAGACACTCATCGTCGGCTCCTTATTTTTCGCAGTATCCCGACCACCTCGTCCCAATCGACCTCTGGGGTCATATGGCACCAAGACAGCCTAAGCGACGTCTCGACCTGCGTGGGCGTTCGTCCCATCGCTGTCAGAACGTGGCTCGGAGTACGTGTGTGCGATGTGCAGGCGGACGTGCTTGATAACGCTATGACGCCTTTGAGGGCGTTGATTGCCAGATCCGAGGGGATGCCATCAAGACTTACGTTGACGCAATGGGGCATGGTCCAGGTTTCGTCGCCATTGTGACCGGCTCCAAGCCTATCGAGGGCTTCATGCACCAGTCGCCTGAAGGCCAGGCATGTCGTGCGACGTGTTTCGTTATCCCTCAAAGCGAGTTTGGCCGCCTCGCCGAAACCAGCTATCAAGGGGACGGGAAGGGTCCCAGGCCTTAGCCCCTGCTCCTGTCCGCCGCCGAAGGCAAGCGGTTGCAAGGGGGGACGTAGCCCGTCGCGCTTCCGGAGGATGAGAGCACCAACTCCCTTGGGGCCGTAGATCTTGTGTCCGCTGACGGCGATCATGTCGATACGCGGATCGCGCAACTGCTCGAGATCCTTGCCATACCCCTGTGCCGCGTCCACATGCCACCAGGCGTCATGTCCCGTGAGAAGTTTCGCAGTCTCAGCCAACGGGTGCACCACGCCGGTTTCGTTGTTGGCCTGCATGGTGGAGACAAGGAGGGTGTCCGGTCGGAGAGCTTCGGCAAGGTCTTCGACCTTGAAGCGCCCGTCGGGGCCGACAGTGAGGATGTCGACGTCGAAGCCCCTGCGCGCTAGCTCCTCGAAAGGCTCTAGGACCGCCTTGTGCTCGATTGCCGTGGTAATCACGTGCCGGCGGCGGCTCTTGATTCCGGCATCTGCCAGCCCGAGGATCGCCATGTTGTTGCTCTCGGTGGCCCCGCTGGTAAAGAGCACTTCATCCGGCCGTGCACCGACGACCTTTCCCACCAGCATCCGTGCGTGCTCCACGGCAGAACGGGCGAACAGCCCGTAATCGTGTATGGGGCTCGCGGCATTCCCGAAATCCTTTTCAAGAAACCTCAGCACCAAAGAAGCGACGCTTGGCTCTACAGGTGTCGTTGAGTTGCAATCGAGATAGACGGCCATCCCTGCCTCCCTTTATTTTCCGCGAATGTAACAGAGGACAAATTATATTGAAAATATATTATTTAGCTTGTAATTATCTACAAAACAGATCGAAGGAGGCGACAGTGGATCTGAGACAACTGAAGGTCTTCCTGGAGGTGGCGGATTGCGGAGGCTTTACCAAGGCGGCAGAAAAGCTGAACATCGCCCAGTCCGCCCTAAGCATCGCGATAAAAAAGCTGGAGGATGAACTGGAGGTAAAACTCTTCGTCCGGCGCGACAGAAAGGTTTCCCTTACGGCCGAAGGAGAATCCCTGGTGCTTAACGCCAGGGATATTTTCGGCAGGGTCGCCAAGGCCCGGCAGGACATCGCGGATCTGCGGGGACTTCTAAGGGGGGAGGTGCGAGTCGGGCTGACGCCTATGCTGAGCAGTTTCTTCTTCCCGAAGATCATCTCCGAGTTCAAGCGTCGTTATCCGGCGCTGGAGATCTCCATCTACGGGGACAGCGCAGGGAACATCCAGCGCAAGGTGGAATCGGGCGAAATCGACATGGGGATCATCAACGGAAAGGTGCCGGAGACACTCGATTCGCATCACATGCTGCGCGAAGAGGTGGTGGCCTGTGTCGCTCGTTTTCACCCCTTGGCGGCGAAGAAGACGTGCCCGGTCCGCGACTTGCTGTCCGCACCGCTGGTGCAGTTCAAGAAAGGGTATTACCTGCGGGAGGTGGTGGACCAGATGGCGGTGAGAGAAGGTATCGCCCCGCTAGTGATGGCGGAGTCGAACCTCTTCTCCCTGGTGAGGAGCCTGGTGAAAGAGGAACTGGGGCTCGCCTTCCTGCTGCGGATGGCCGTTGCGAAAGATCCGGACGTAGCCACCATTTCGTGCGATCCCCCGCTCTTTCTGGACTTTGCCATAGCCTGGAAAAAAGACGCTCCCCTGTCGCCGGCAAACAGGGCCTTCGTAGATTTCCTGATCCAGGAGGTGGATGACTATTACGCGCTGGCGCAGGCGGCAGCGACGTTCCCGCTGCCGTAAGGGGCACATTTAGGGAGCGGGAATACATTGCAAACCTTTCGACAAGCTTGTTCCGTTCTCTTTACTGGTGGGCAAACATCAAAAGCCCCCGGCGGATGCTGAGGGCTTTTGGTTTAAACAGCAAATGGTGCCGGCTTCGCCTGAGCGGCTGCCTTTTTGTGGAAGACAAACCTTTTGTATCCGATGACATGAGGAAGGTACTAGAAGAATTGATAGCATCGGGGGGAAGATGATATTAGGCAAAACGCCTCTTGTTCAACTGGGGCGCTCTTAGAAATAGACCCAAACTGATTATAGGGACATCGCGAGGGGGGGGCATTCACACCGCCTGCCCCAGAGTCTGACCAAGAATAGGGGTGCCCTGCAGCACCCCTTTTCCTACTATGCCTTGCCGTTGCGCTTTTTTCTCCAGAAGGCTAGGCCAGCTAAACCACCACCGAGAAGGAGCATAGTTGAAGGTTCAGGGACCGGGGCAGGATTGTCTGCATAGTTATATGTTAGCTGAGTCTGTACGTTTATTGTATTCGGGTTGCTTAACGTGGTAGATTCGAAGTAATAATTTCCGTTCGGACCGTAGAGAGGGTTAGTCCATAGAGCTAAATCAGTAGGAGAAGTAAAAATATAATCATTATTTATATTCAAATAGGTGTCTGTCAAATTATAAAACCACTCATCTTTGTAAAATTGGAATGTATCTGGATTCCAACCCGTAAAGAAAGCTGTACGATATCTGAAATCATCTCCAATAGTTAAGTCTGAAGCTATGATATTCATCGTGAGTTCAATACTTGTCAAGGTTTGGGTCGAAGCTGTATAGGGTTGATACTGCCACTGTATTGCTGCTACATATCCATAATAGTCCCAAACACTTACGTTCCACGAGTTATTAAAGGTCTGGACAATTGACGTAGCTCCAACGGTACCGGTTGTCGTAATCATCAACGCCCCAGCAATCAATACAGTCAAAAAGCCTTTTTTCATTTCTCCTCCGCCCAAAAGTAAATTTGGCTCATACAAGCAATTTAACGCCCAAGCCTACAACTGTCTGATTTACTGCTAAATGTATATTTGTAGTGTTATTAGATAGCCTCAATTATGTAAAGGAATCCAACAGGATTTAGGACTTTCAGTGAAATATTCCGACACTCTTAGCTTCTGTGCAGTTTTGTGCTGACTTTCTGAGCGCTAGCAGGTTGCTGTTGTTATTTCCCGCACTAACGGCGAGGGAGGAATCAACCTTTATATTTTTCGAGTGTATTCAGAAGGCACTGGGGGGTGAGTGTATCGGAGACGTACCGGGGGAACCGGAGAAATCCAGTCTTCAGTAACCAAGAGTGAAAACACTTTGGGGGTACAGAGAATGCTATGGGGGATGCGGTAGATGATCGGCTTGTAGGCCCGGTACCGGAAGAGGACAGGATGGACCGGAATGTATAAACAAAAAGGCCCTTGGATTTCTCCAAAGGCCTTGATTTGTAATGGTCGGAATGAGAGGATTCGAACCTCCGACCCCCTGCTCCCGAAGCAGGTGCGCTACCAGGCTGCGCTACATTCCGAGGAGTGAAACTCTGACGGGCCAATCAGATAGAGAGATATACCAGCATTATCGCCACAATGTCAAGCTTTATGACGTAAGCTATTTATTTTTTCCCGCGGTGCCCGTTGATATTTCATGATTTCAGTATTTTACATGACGCATCGCAACAATCTCCGGCTCCGGCATGCTCGCGATCAGTGATGGTCCCGCCGTTATCCGCGTCATCCGTCAAATCCGCGTGCGATGCCGTTGACCTTGCTTCGACTAACTTGCATCGGAATGTCAGGGAAGTAATACCAACAACAGCAGTGAACCGAACCCTGTTAACTCCTGGCTCTGCTGCCGGGAGAAAGGGGGAAGAAAAACATTGTCATACCCCTGTGGAAGTGATAAAAACTTTAGATTCAGCGCATTTTACTGGAGTTGCCATGGCTTTTAAGGACTTGCGGAGCTTGATCGCCGGGCTTGAAGCTGCCGGGGAACTCCAGAGGGTGGCTGTGGAGGTGGATCCCGACCTGGAGATCGCCTGCATAACGGACCGGCAGAGCAAGCTCCCGGGCGGCGGCAAGGCGCTCCTCTTCGAGAAGGTTAAAGGTAGCCCCTTTCAAGTTGCCACCAACCTCTTCGGTTCGCCTGCCCGGATGGCGCTCGCCCTGGGCGTAGCGGAACTTGGCCGGCTCTCGGAGGCGATGGAAAAACTCCTTACCTCCCCCGGGCTGCCCCCCCTGCCGCTGCTGGTCGACCGCGGCCCCTGCCGCGAGATCGTGGAACGGGCCCCCGATCTGTTGCGCTACCCCTTCCTGAAGAGCTGGCCCGGCGACGGCGGGCGCTTTATCACGCTCCCACTGGTGTTCACCAGAGATCCGGAGACCGGCGCTGACAACTGCGGCATGTACCGGGTCCGGATCTTCGACGACGGCTTGGCCGGGGTGCGCTGGAAATACGGCAGTGGCGGCTGGGCGCACTACCGGAAGTACCTTTCGTCCGGAGAGAGGATGCCGGTCGCCATCGCCATAGGCGCCGATCCGGCGCTGACGCTCGCCGCGTCGCTTCCGCTTCCAGCTGGCCTTAACGAGGTCCCCTTCGCGGGATACCTGCGCGGCGAGCCGGTGCCGATGCTGCGCTGCCTCGATTCCGACCTCCTGGTCCCTGCAGACGCGGAACTGGTGATCGAGGGGTTCGTTGAGCCCGGGGCCACCCGCAACGAAGGGGCCTTCGGCAACCACACCGGGAGTTACGATCAAGGCGAAGAGGTGCCGCTGCTGACGGTCACCTGCATCACGCGCAGGCGCGACCCGATCTGCCAGGCG from Citrifermentans bremense harbors:
- a CDS encoding PEP-CTERM sorting domain-containing protein, which translates into the protein MKKGFLTVLIAGALMITTTGTVGATSIVQTFNNSWNVSVWDYYGYVAAIQWQYQPYTASTQTLTSIELTMNIIASDLTIGDDFRYRTAFFTGWNPDTFQFYKDEWFYNLTDTYLNINNDYIFTSPTDLALWTNPLYGPNGNYYFESTTLSNPNTINVQTQLTYNYADNPAPVPEPSTMLLLGGGLAGLAFWRKKRNGKA
- a CDS encoding LysR family transcriptional regulator, with protein sequence MDLRQLKVFLEVADCGGFTKAAEKLNIAQSALSIAIKKLEDELEVKLFVRRDRKVSLTAEGESLVLNARDIFGRVAKARQDIADLRGLLRGEVRVGLTPMLSSFFFPKIISEFKRRYPALEISIYGDSAGNIQRKVESGEIDMGIINGKVPETLDSHHMLREEVVACVARFHPLAAKKTCPVRDLLSAPLVQFKKGYYLREVVDQMAVREGIAPLVMAESNLFSLVRSLVKEELGLAFLLRMAVAKDPDVATISCDPPLFLDFAIAWKKDAPLSPANRAFVDFLIQEVDDYYALAQAAATFPLP
- a CDS encoding UbiD family decarboxylase, which produces MAFKDLRSLIAGLEAAGELQRVAVEVDPDLEIACITDRQSKLPGGGKALLFEKVKGSPFQVATNLFGSPARMALALGVAELGRLSEAMEKLLTSPGLPPLPLLVDRGPCREIVERAPDLLRYPFLKSWPGDGGRFITLPLVFTRDPETGADNCGMYRVRIFDDGLAGVRWKYGSGGWAHYRKYLSSGERMPVAIAIGADPALTLAASLPLPAGLNEVPFAGYLRGEPVPMLRCLDSDLLVPADAELVIEGFVEPGATRNEGAFGNHTGSYDQGEEVPLLTVTCITRRRDPICQATVVGPPPMEDCWMAKGAERLLLPLARRQCPEIVDLSLPLEGIFHGCALIAIEKSLPGQGRRVLDKLRSEGWLQRGKLLVVVDAGDTPLTMSEGFWRALNGVRFPGDLALTPDGCLGVDATRKLPEEGGGQYQELRQDASVSAQVARRWREYGFL
- a CDS encoding cysteine desulfurase family protein; its protein translation is MAVYLDCNSTTPVEPSVASLVLRFLEKDFGNAASPIHDYGLFARSAVEHARMLVGKVVGARPDEVLFTSGATESNNMAILGLADAGIKSRRRHVITTAIEHKAVLEPFEELARRGFDVDILTVGPDGRFKVEDLAEALRPDTLLVSTMQANNETGVVHPLAETAKLLTGHDAWWHVDAAQGYGKDLEQLRDPRIDMIAVSGHKIYGPKGVGALILRKRDGLRPPLQPLAFGGGQEQGLRPGTLPVPLIAGFGEAAKLALRDNETRRTTCLAFRRLVHEALDRLGAGHNGDETWTMPHCVNVSLDGIPSDLAINALKGVIALSSTSACTSHTRTPSHVLTAMGRTPTQVETSLRLSWCHMTPEVDWDEVVGILRKIRSRR
- a CDS encoding GSU3529 family protein; translation: MTVFDRLRTAVETAQAEQDLPDFLALDIAAILQRREDFTHLEEELNELVEKVEMYDTYGQTGYLGMGVNNAILQKTLDKILKRDQVTCSKSRVPGEPTLQSCKKS
- a CDS encoding GSU3529 family protein, coding for MSVFDELEEVTNQQYLHGDLPKWLADPLLAVARSPELCQEKEYLVEILLAQVREYDVYAEAGCCKWAYDHEDIARTLRWLEEQ